In Corynebacterium nuruki S6-4, the following proteins share a genomic window:
- a CDS encoding bifunctional riboflavin kinase/FAD synthetase, with translation MDIWNGLDQVPADLAGSSVTIGVFDGVHRGHQRLIATAVEKAHEAGVPAVMVTFDPHPTVIFRPDHVPPMLATLEQRAVTAARYGIDAMLVVSFDREIAAWSPEEYVQRVLVDLLHARAVTVGDNFTFGHRAAGTSDTLVELGEKYGFDVTVHGLLTDGTGEDAHAVCSTWIRDRIVVGDVAAAAGALGRNFTVRGVVTRGAGRGGAALGFPTANLYFPDEQALPADGVYAGDLRILPTQKDPKGALVGDMPVGTHLPAAISVGTNPTFGDETRSVEAYVLDHEADLYGRKVTVSFIDRIRGMESYPDLDSLAAAIGRDVSETRRLVPGERD, from the coding sequence GTGGATATCTGGAACGGACTGGATCAGGTCCCGGCGGATCTCGCGGGCTCCTCGGTGACCATCGGGGTCTTCGACGGGGTGCACCGGGGACATCAGCGGCTCATCGCCACTGCGGTGGAGAAGGCGCACGAAGCGGGCGTCCCGGCGGTCATGGTGACCTTCGACCCGCATCCGACCGTGATCTTCCGGCCGGACCATGTCCCGCCGATGCTCGCCACGCTCGAACAGCGGGCGGTCACCGCGGCACGCTACGGCATCGACGCGATGCTCGTGGTCAGCTTCGACCGGGAGATCGCCGCGTGGAGCCCCGAGGAGTACGTGCAGCGCGTCCTCGTCGACCTGCTGCACGCCCGGGCGGTGACGGTCGGGGACAACTTCACCTTCGGTCACCGGGCGGCCGGCACCAGCGACACCCTCGTGGAACTGGGGGAGAAGTACGGCTTCGACGTCACCGTCCACGGCCTGCTCACCGACGGGACGGGGGAGGACGCCCACGCCGTGTGCTCCACCTGGATCCGGGACCGGATCGTCGTCGGGGACGTGGCCGCGGCCGCCGGGGCGCTCGGCCGGAATTTCACGGTGCGCGGGGTGGTGACCCGCGGGGCGGGACGCGGTGGCGCAGCCCTCGGGTTCCCGACCGCCAACCTGTACTTCCCGGACGAGCAGGCGCTGCCGGCCGACGGGGTGTACGCCGGTGACCTCCGGATCCTGCCGACGCAGAAGGATCCGAAGGGTGCACTGGTGGGCGACATGCCGGTGGGGACGCACCTTCCGGCGGCGATCTCGGTGGGCACCAACCCGACATTCGGCGACGAGACCCGCAGCGTGGAGGCCTACGTCCTGGATCACGAGGCGGACCTCTACGGCCGCAAGGTCACGGTGAGCTTCATCGACCGGATCCGGGGGATGGAGAGCTACCCGGACCTGGATTCCCTCG